The genomic interval TTATGATGGGAGTTTACAAGTTAGAGCTCGGACTTAGCTAGTGGAACATttctttgcttttgttttaaCAGTAGTTAAAGTCATTTTTTTGAAGACTTTCTTATGAAAAACAGGCCAGCTTACTAATAAAAGCTGTACTCCTAACTTAGTGCCTTCCCTTCAGTCTCATTTCCTTAGTTTGAAAAACTCCACTACGCCCAGTAGGTGCAAGTTTTGGGGATGAATTTTAGTGTACCACTTGCCTAGGAAGACTTGGCCCATTTTATTTCCAGTAACTTTAGCCCTGAATTTTTTACACTGATATACTTTATTTGGCAGGTTGGAGTTAGAAGCCATGTTGCAAAAGGGTGTCAAATTTGAGATTGAGGCGTTATCTGCATGTTCCATTTCCTTTTTATCAGAAGAGTACATTCCCAAGAAGATCAAACAAGGAAGACATATATAAGATTGGTTGTACCTGTATCTATCCAGAAATTTTCATGTGGCAAAAgtcttattttgtttttgtcatgCTAACTGTAGTCACATGTATGGCACTCTGGTAGTTTAACCCCCAGCAAGTATTTTGTAGCAATTGTTTATATATGACGGTGATTTGGTGCTGTCTCAAGAACTGAAAACCACAAATTTACAGCAACTGAAATTTTACTATTACTATCTCTGctactaagagcatctccaaggtATGTCTAAAATTAGGCTCCTAAAAACCAGTATTGGGAGTATCACAAAAGATATTGGGCTCAAAAATCACCCACATCTCCAACAGTATCCCAATACCTGATTCCAAAAGAACTTTAAAATCTGCCATATCATCACTGGTGGGTTCtcttaaactgatttttctccaaTTGGGAGTGCGTGGAGGTGCCCAAAATTAGCTCCTATTGGGTTGGATTTTGGATGTGCCTAAATATTGGGACCTCCTTTGGGAACCTGTTGGAGGGTTGGTTTTACCCTTAATTcccaaaatttaacttttaggAACAAGATTAGGCctctcttggagatgctctaacaaTACCACCTAAAGAGTTGTGCAGCTTTATTTGGTGCTTATTGCATTTCTAACAGAAACCTTTTATAAGTGAATACCTCTATAGTCTGCAATTATGCATGTCTTTTCTCATTTTCTGCCAGATCGTCATCCTGTGGAAGCTGAGATTAACTATCCCGATCTTACCTGAGACTTAGTCTCCAGCCATCATCAGCCTTTTTTCCTTGCAGAGTTGCAGTTATGGAGTTAAGAAGAACGGGCAACAAAACAAAGGAAAGGTTGCTTAAATTCCAGGTGAAATCTACACCCACACAAGTTATATCATTTGCACATAACAAGCCGAAAGCATTGCATTGACTGAAAAGTAGCTTATCGAGTTTCATATATAGTCTCCAGCCATCATCAGCCTTTTTTCCTTGCAGAGTTGCAGTTATGGAGTTAAGAAGAACGGGCAACAAAACTAAGGAAAGGTTGCTTAAATTCCAGGTGAAATCTACACCCACACAACCTATCATTTGCACATAACAAGCCGAAAACATTGCAATGACTGAAAAGTAGCTTATCGaatttcatatatgcaggtgTGTGAGCTCGGTGTTACTTCACAAATACTTGTCTCTTACACATGTTCAGGAGCTGATCCACTATGTTAGATGTAGGAGGTAAGGACCACTCATTTCTTTTGTTACTTACTGATTACCCGTGGGCAATTAGATAGAGTATAGGTGATAATTAGCGGAAGCAAAGGAAATCGTTGAAACAACAGATCAATGGAAAAGGCATCTGTTTTCACTGAGCAGATTGTGCTAGGGTCAGGTCATATGGGGAGAGAGTGCCAGAGTGGTCGACATCGAGCTTTTCAAACTCctccagaaaagaagaaatcTCCTCTTGGTTGATCTTACCCAGTTCTTTGAGCTTGTACACAACAAATTCTGCAGCACTGCACAGACCAGATTTCATATATCAACACTGATTCTTTTAGGGACACGATGGAATAAAAATACTCTATGTGAGTTGTGTACTTACCCAACTTGTCGATCATCATCCAGATCGGCTGCCTCAAGATCCATCTTTGTCATTTTCCGTGTGAGAACCCAATTGGCCAGCATTTTCTGCCGTCGCTCGGTGTAGATCTCAGCAAGGTACATGAAGAATTGTGCCATGATGATAGTGCTCGTGATAATCCAAAAGACCGCGAAAACACGTCCCAGTTTGGATGAGAAGCTTTTATCCCCATAACCCAGGGTAGTGATTGTGGCACATACACAGTAGAAGGAATCAACAAGACTCAGTTTCTCCACTTTCCACAGAAATACGGTCCCAGAAATAATGGATAGCACCAGAAGCAGTGCATTTGTGTAAAATTTGTACTTTATCCTGTTTGTCTCGATTGCTCTAAGCATCTTGGTCTCACCACCCTTCAGATTCGTGTGCAATGCTTTGAAGAACAGCACCTCCTGCTTCTCAACAAGATAATCTGCTACTTTGCTGACAAAGAGAGCAACAACTGCCATACCCATGAAGACGAAAGCACAAGCAAGCAGTTTTGTTGTGTCATTGTTTGGGACGAGGTCTCCATAGCCGACGGTGGTCATTGTGACAACACAGAAGTACAAGGCGTCAAGCACTCTATTTGTTCGCTTGCCTGATATCTCATCCATGACAGCATAAAAGGCCAGGACGCCCACTAGAAGATAGATAAAAAGGAGAAGTCCTACTAGTCTGAAACTTGGCCTCATCTCCTTGAATAACTCCTTGGCTTTAACTGATGAGCCCTTTTCAGGGGGGCCTTGAAGAGGATCCGTGGAAGGAGTCGACCTGCATCGTCGAAACCGATTTACTCCTTCTGACGGCTTCCGCTGCAGCACATTAGGGTTATCAGCTAGCAGTGATTGCTGAATGCTGTTGTCATCCATTGGATTAGCCTGGATCTGTTACGGTCACAGCCAAAAACCTAAAATCCAGAAAATGGCATGAACGTTGTGCAATTTGACAAATAAGTGAGATGGAAAGAAAGGATTTGTAAGCTCAAAAGTTATGTAAAACTAAGGCAATATTTGCTGGATATCACAGGATTGCACAGAGAACCGAGGGGCTGCATTCTTCTAagcattatttttttgtgaattaTTACATGCTAGAATCCTACAATATCTGATTGCTCCAATTGCAGGTGTGCTACGCCAGAAAATTCCAGTCACCTGCATATGCCTCCTATAAACTGAATTCTATCGGAAAGAGGTGCACGGCTGGTCATGAGCAACTCTAATTGAGCAGCAGGACGTGAAACCATTCTGCTCCATTTCCCCAGGTGAGTTACCATCATCCTAAACCCTAATCAGCTAATGTGTTATTTGACTTAAGCATTATTATACGCTAGCAGCAGCAGGCAAGATGATCTGGTTAAGGCCAAAATCAAAGCAAGGCAGCCTGACCTTTTTGACCAGTTGCCCTTTGGTCACGGGAAGGGTGCAGGTATTGACTATTGAGGATCTCTACTACCCTGATCGGATCTCCCCTCGATCTGTCCATTTCTTTGTCGACCAAGTTCCCCCACCTATCTCTATCCTCATTCGTTTAGATAATATTTCTCCagttctctcttcttctccatgAAAAGGGCATCAAACCGTAGAAGAAATTTGCGAGACGATGCAGGGATTGACTAGGGTGGTCGAAACAGCAAATAAGGTACTAGCACACATCAAGAACAGCTGCTCTCGATACAGTCCCACGGCCATATGCCAGTATGCCACTGCTCTTCGTGCGAAGAAAGCAAGGGAGGCAACGGGAGACAGAGAGAGCTTCTTTTACCTTTCCTCCGGCCGAGGGGACGCCGCGCGTcgatctcctctccctctcgcccgACCTGCCCTGAGCCGCCTGAGACGGatgccccgcgcgcgcgcgccactgCTGCTGCGCGCCTGCGGGGTTGAGGGCTCTGGCTCCTG from Oryza glaberrima chromosome 3, OglaRS2, whole genome shotgun sequence carries:
- the LOC127766919 gene encoding two pore potassium channel a encodes the protein MDDNSIQQSLLADNPNVLQRKPSEGVNRFRRCRSTPSTDPLQGPPEKGSSVKAKELFKEMRPSFRLVGLLLFIYLLVGVLAFYAVMDEISGKRTNRVLDALYFCVVTMTTVGYGDLVPNNDTTKLLACAFVFMGMAVVALFVSKVADYLVEKQEVLFFKALHTNLKGGETKMLRAIETNRIKYKFYTNALLLVLSIISGTVFLWKVEKLSLVDSFYCVCATITTLGYGDKSFSSKLGRVFAVFWIITSTIIMAQFFMYLAEIYTERRQKMLANWVLTRKMTKMDLEAADLDDDRQVGAAEFVVYKLKELGKINQEEISSFLEEFEKLDVDHSGTLSPYDLTLAQSAQ